A DNA window from Candidatus Rokuibacteriota bacterium contains the following coding sequences:
- a CDS encoding long-chain fatty acid--CoA ligase, whose protein sequence is MHSDLKELVMPLGDLIRKQAARYGSKMLFECHGVRRSYAEFDERTTRLAGGLQTLGVRPGDKVACYMPNAIELLEAYYATSKAGAVTVFLNAMLTAREIRFVLQDSESKVIFTAPGLLPNVQEVRPDAGHLETIVVQGGTPPPDTVRFDDVLEGGPYRDVPVKTEDVAWLGYTSGTTGRPKGAILTHLGATHVGATVADRFGYREDDIVLCALPLFHSYAVNSCMIQVMMAGAGQVILERFTPDGVLQAIQDHRITVFPGVPTMFNYLVNFPDRAKYDLISLRIAKSAGAVLPAKLMHDFETLYGVPLVDGYGITEAHSFVTLNDPRGKRPDGSCGKAIEGVDVRIVDGQDRDVPAGERGELIFRGPNLPLGYVNGPEATAEALRGGWYHSGDVAYMDAEGYVYIVDRIKDTIICGGYNIYPKEVEDVIYAHPAVLDVAVVGVADEAKGEIPKACVVLKPEATVTAGDLEAYCRQNLAAYKVPRVIEFMDAIPKTASGKTKRFLLRQRA, encoded by the coding sequence GTGCACAGTGATCTGAAGGAGCTCGTGATGCCGCTGGGAGACCTGATCCGCAAGCAAGCGGCGCGCTACGGATCGAAGATGCTCTTCGAATGCCATGGCGTTCGGCGTAGCTACGCGGAGTTCGACGAGCGCACCACGCGCCTGGCCGGAGGTCTGCAGACCCTCGGCGTGCGCCCGGGCGACAAGGTCGCCTGCTACATGCCGAACGCCATCGAGCTGCTCGAGGCGTACTACGCCACCTCCAAGGCGGGAGCGGTGACGGTGTTCCTCAACGCCATGCTCACGGCGCGCGAGATCCGGTTCGTCCTCCAGGACTCCGAATCGAAGGTGATTTTCACCGCACCCGGACTCCTGCCCAACGTGCAGGAAGTCCGGCCCGACGCCGGGCACCTGGAGACGATCGTGGTCCAGGGTGGGACGCCACCGCCGGACACGGTTCGCTTCGACGATGTCTTGGAGGGCGGCCCCTACCGCGACGTGCCGGTGAAGACGGAGGACGTCGCCTGGCTCGGCTACACGTCCGGCACCACGGGCCGGCCCAAGGGGGCGATCCTCACGCACCTCGGCGCCACGCACGTGGGCGCCACCGTCGCGGACCGGTTCGGCTACCGAGAGGACGACATCGTCCTCTGCGCGCTGCCGCTCTTCCATTCCTACGCGGTGAACAGCTGCATGATCCAGGTCATGATGGCGGGCGCCGGCCAGGTGATCTTGGAGCGGTTCACGCCGGACGGTGTCCTGCAGGCGATTCAGGACCACCGGATCACCGTCTTCCCCGGCGTGCCCACCATGTTCAATTACCTCGTGAACTTCCCGGACCGGGCCAAGTACGATCTGATATCGTTGCGCATCGCCAAGTCGGCCGGCGCCGTGCTGCCCGCCAAGCTCATGCACGATTTCGAGACGCTGTACGGTGTACCGCTCGTGGACGGCTACGGGATCACCGAAGCTCACTCGTTCGTGACGCTGAACGATCCCAGGGGAAAGCGGCCGGACGGCTCCTGCGGAAAGGCGATCGAAGGCGTGGACGTGCGCATCGTGGACGGGCAGGACCGCGATGTGCCGGCGGGCGAGCGCGGCGAGCTGATCTTCCGCGGCCCCAACCTTCCGCTGGGCTACGTCAACGGACCCGAGGCCACCGCCGAGGCGCTGCGGGGCGGCTGGTACCACAGCGGCGACGTGGCGTACATGGACGCCGAGGGCTACGTCTACATCGTGGACCGCATCAAGGACACGATCATCTGCGGCGGCTACAACATCTACCCGAAGGAAGTGGAAGACGTGATTTACGCCCACCCCGCCGTGCTGGACGTTGCGGTGGTAGGCGTGGCCGACGAGGCAAAGGGTGAGATCCCCAAGGCGTGCGTCGTCCTGAAGCCGGAGGCCACAGTCACCGCCGGGGATTTGGAAGCGTACTGCCGGCAGAATCTCGCCGCCTACAAGGTCCCCCGCGTCATCGAGTTCATGGACGCCATTCCCAAGACGGCGTCCGGCAAGACCAAGCGATTCCTGCTACGGCAGCGGGCCTGA
- a CDS encoding AMP-binding protein, whose product MGEIIVRGPNVMRGYNNLPQATAEAMRSGFYHTGDLGTLDADGFVYVLDRLKDMIISGGYNIYPKEIEDVLYTHPAVVEAAVVGVPHEAKGEVPRAYVVLKEGAAAAPDEILAYLRGQRAAYKLPTSVGVIAAIPKTGSGKIRRVELRDRAAAKEE is encoded by the coding sequence GTGGGCGAGATCATCGTGCGCGGGCCCAACGTCATGCGCGGCTACAACAACCTGCCCCAGGCCACGGCGGAAGCGATGCGCTCCGGCTTCTATCACACGGGAGACCTCGGGACGCTCGACGCCGACGGGTTTGTCTACGTCCTCGACCGGCTGAAGGACATGATCATCAGCGGCGGTTACAACATCTACCCGAAGGAGATCGAGGACGTGCTGTACACACACCCGGCGGTGGTGGAGGCGGCCGTGGTGGGCGTGCCGCACGAGGCGAAGGGCGAGGTGCCCCGCGCGTACGTGGTGTTGAAGGAAGGCGCGGCGGCGGCGCCCGACGAGATCCTCGCCTACCTTCGCGGACAGCGTGCGGCCTACAAGCTGCCCACGTCGGTGGGGGTCATCGCGGCCATTCCGAAGACAGGGTCCGGCAAGATCCGGCGTGTGGAGCTGCGCGATCGCGCGGCGGCCAAGGAGGAGTGA